The stretch of DNA AACtgatatttttacatttatattataagtaaagttgaataaatatgaaaattgcAAATTATTGTCTAAAAATAGCTATTTGTAGGTGCTGTCCAAAAATTCTTAACTAATTCTTCTTTTGGATGCAGCTGTTTACCCAGTCAGCTTTATAACAGCAGAAGATCTAACCGAATCTTTAACAGGTGTCACAGGTGTCATGTACATGTCCTCAACGTATGAAGTGGTAGAAGGCTTTTTAACTGTcatgttcatctgtctgttCTCCATGAAAACAACTTCTGATGTAGTAGCACCAAGCTTCTTTCGTAATTCGTCCATAAGTGTTGGTGGTCTGTCTGTACTTTCAGCCAGTACTGTTTTAGGCACTGCCTGAGGCTGTTCCAAGACTCTAATTGCTTTACTGGTATCACTTGACAACTCTGCAGACCTTCTTTGCCTTGCATGGAAATGGCTTTTGATTTCTTCCAAATGATTCAACGGTTTTTGATGATTTCGGCCTACTGGATTGTTCGTGACAACTTCCGAATCATTGAGCACTTGTGTAAAATGGTTTAATTCTTTTCTTGTGCTCTCAGATATATCATGCAATTTCGTTTCGTTGACAACTAGTTTTGCACCATCTGAAACCACTGAGTTTCTCGCCAGGCTTTCTCTGAGACTTCGCCTGGGCGGTGTGTTACCTTGTTTTGTGGGAGAGGGATCTATAGTCCTATTGTCAGGAACTTGGAAAGGACCATCGCTAAACCTTACAATTGATTTACTGTAAGTAGATGACACATACTGACTGCTGTCGTCTGATGGTGAAGCGGTGTGACGAGCGGATAGACTATCTTGGTGACTCTCAAGGAAATCATAATGGCTATGAATAAATTCATCAATACGCTCACTATTCTTTTCTTGCGATGTCGTAGCACTTGATATGGTAGAACGAGATGAGTGTTCTGCTACAACTTTGGAAGAGGAAAACAGTGGTTTAGACAGATCAAATTCTTTCACATGCTCAGCATCGGGAAGAATGTGTACAATTTCTGTCCCGCGAAGAGACTTCTTGGCTTTTGGTTTACCACTGATTTTGTTGTCATCGTCTTCTTTGCCATGTAATCGATTGAGGATAGCTGTCATAGAGGGAACTTGTTTTTTCTTTGACATCGTAGCTATCGTGCTAAATCTGTAAAATCATATGCAAAACAACTACCATGCAATTAAattttacaatacattagcttATTTGAACTTTATGAACTTTACTTACACTCCAGTAAGCACGTTGCTATGACCCAACATAGATGCAAGTTCAGAGTTAATAGCAGAAAAATCCATGGCCCAACCTCATGGCCCAACCTCATGGCCCAACCTTATGATCCAACCTTATGACCCAACCTTATGACCCAACCTAATGACCCAACCTAATGACCCAACCTTATGATCCAACCATATGATCCAACCTTATGATCCAACCTTATGATCCAACCTTATGACCCAACCTTATGATCCAACCTTATGACCCAACCTTATTACCCAACCTAATGACCCAACCTAATGATCCAACCTTATGATCCAACCTTATGATCCAACCTTATGACCCAACCTTATGACCCAACCTTATGATCCAACCATATGATCCAACCTTATGATCCAACCTTATGACCCAACCTTATAATTCAACCTTATGACCCAATCTTATGACCCAACCTTATGATCCAACTTTATGACCCAACCTTATGATCCAACCTTATGACCCAACCTTATGATCCAACTTTATGACCCAACCTTATGATCCAACCTTATGACCCAACCTTATGATCCAACCTTATGATCCAACCTTATGACCCAACCTTATAATTCAACCTTATGACCCAATCTTATGACCCAACCTTATGATCCAACCTTATGGCCCAACCTTTTGACCCAACCTTATTACCCAACCTTATGATCCAACCTTATGATCCAACCTTATGATCCAACCTTATGACCCAATCTTATGACCCAACCTTATGATCCAACCTTATGATCCAACCTTATGACCCAACCTCATGATGCAACCTTATGACCCGACCTTATGACCCAACCTTTGAAAACATTTAAGAAAATTAAGTAAAATTTTAGTGAGTCACAGTAATCCATTACtaactacaaaataaaaactgaaaaattggCATCTTTGTCATCATTAGACGGTAGCAGACAACTCTTTATGCCACCGTGTTATGTTAACACTGTTCACGAAAAACGTTTTTTATCGAAGCCAACCTATTAAAAAGCGTTAAATTTGAACTATATGAACTTCTACGTTACTCCCAAATTAGAACGATGTAAAAcagttttcatatttaatacTGGCTGGTGACTACACTCATGTACTCTCCAGGTTTTCCTGACACACCTCAAGTACTGCTTGTTAAACAAACACCATTTTTAGAAGAGTGAAAGTTGtatttacaaactttttaaGAATAGAGGTTCTGCTCTTCGTGGGAAGATTTACTGTATGAGGTGAAAGATGCTCTCTGGCAGAATCAGTTTTGTCGAGACGCTGCCTGTTACTGACATGACTGTGATAAGGTCCGAGTCGCAATGTGGGTGGTCTTTCAGGAAGTTTGGGAGGAAAACTGCTGCCTCTTTTGGTGATCTCCTGATAGTCATGATGACTTATTGTCTTTCCTTGCAAAAATAGACTCAAGAATGAATCCCTCATAGTACTGCAACTGAGACAGCAAACTGCAGTACTAACAAATATAAACAACCAAGTGTTTGAGTCATGGAAATAGGaaagcaaaattaaaatcattttagaaTAAACCCGCTAAAACTGcatatatgcatatttattgttgAATATTTACAGAAAGGACAAAATAAAGCTTTTCTACAGGCCTATAGGAGCATTGGTATAAAATATAGACGtgtaaaatacatatatgtatataaatctaaataaatttacatacatatgcacactttttaaattattattcatCATTCGTATAAGCAGTATTTCCAAATCAAGCATATAAATTGGTATTTAATATCTTATTCCTATGTATAAGCATCTTGCTCATTTAATTATTACATGACCAACGCTATGCATTTCTCAGAATACAACACAGAGCTTTTCTCtgttatatacaatgtatatcataTCAACATGCAATTTGCTTGAACATCTGTAAATTTTACTAAACTCGGCAGATAGTATAAATGAGATGATTGGACACGTACAGTGCCAGCACTACATGTCAGTGCATAATATATGTAGAACAAAGCATTATGAGAGATAGTTGGGGATAAGAATGTAATGATAACGATAGCAATAATGTATCTACCTGGAATAGCCTTCCTCACAGCCATCATACTTTGGTGGTCTCTTACGTCGTCCATAGTAACCTTACTCGACTCAGCGACAGCAAACAACTCATCTGAATATGAAGAGATCTCAATGAGGTCCTCAGGCTTTGGATGGTTGGAAGTAAGGAGAGAGTAAGCTAGCGTCACTCTGTCACTAATCACTTTTATCATCCTGCAAACACGTACATATTCGGCAATCCATCAagggagttgtctactcaacCATGGAGATTTTGTCAAtaatacatctatgtatatacagaaatctcagtgtttgttcgTCTGTTgcttgtgtgtccagttatagcgaaacacggctcttattatagtaaagatttaaactaGCATAAATAACACAAATTCATTGGATAAAGAAACATTGCcaattcaaaataaattttctatgcaaaaacctGTTTTATTACCCATACACTGCCGGGCGTTCACCTAGTAATATGTTAAAGCACCCAATGTGCATGGGTGTTAGAATAGACAAAAAAACTAGAATTATGGTGGCAATATTTTATCTTGCTACAGTTTTCATCATAGGGTGTGAGAGAGAGGTTACCTGAAAACATTGGGAAGAGGCAGTTCATCCCTGGCTGTCTGTTTTTGAGAGACACTGCATACCACCTTTGGTAATGACTGGTACCTGCAAAAGCAGCATATTtcaagcacataaattacataatttttttattatatatttcaatacatcagagtcttggctttcgaatgaccCTATactcaatacacaaagaataatagaactatgaaaaacggggtgtcaaaagtacgtcctgcaaaaaaaaacttggttcaggtactcaaaatgtggcgacataattctcatttagccttaggtcgtcgatcccttgcGCTGTCATTGatgctgcgtttttctgtgacattcggtgctgttaaacccagagagtgccaataataaactaagattctagataatcaacaatgcccgcgatcgtgctaacgcctgaccaatacaaacacatgttctgggttaattaattatgcttcaataaatgtactgtcgttgataaaggtaatgaaatcacatcgattaaattatgacctgcggttgcgtggccctaggactaaatttCAATCGTACTTTCGCGAGATtatgcaatgcttgaaattagtCTCAGTCGGCATCCTTAACAtcaggaaaatatagtatggttcttggagtctgaggtacttatcatagaaataatatgtacatggagaactaatgacactgattcctttgtcatctacATTcattctctggagttgtcctaccttcgcctgccactagcgtcattatcgtcactttcgtagttgataaataagcggtaagagcacaaacaacgaatatgagaattgtgacgtcacaattttcgagactatgtcagtaaactttttcgcggtagagctctggggaaatcctataaacaccaaccaatgtctgtctcaccatggcaaacaatagctcattcgaaagctaagactctgatgtattgaaatatacaataaaaaattatgtaatttatgtgctttaatgtttaaaaatattcatgaaCTTATTTCCTCTCCTGATAATGTTTCTTTAAATCAGTATACAGTCATCGTCTGATACCGTTTCTGATGGCTCAATGGTTTTCAAATTaacattacaaaaaaaaacGTAAAATACAGATTAACATTTATGAGAATTGTGTTAGTTTTTCCGAGAAATCTAGACCTCCAGCATGTAAAATTAGCTAAGACTATCCAACAAGACAGGCTTGTCAATTCTGGAGAATCCATACTATACACATCTCTAAGTGATGGTAGATCCTAAATTTAAACTTGATTCATTATAAATTGATAGTATTTCATTTTATGACCTCTGAACTCTAGCTTTAGAACTCTCGCTCTAAAACTCCAGCTCTAGAACTCCAGCTCTAGAACTCCAGCTCTAGAACTATAGATGTTCAATAGTGTTGTGAAGAAGAatcctatacatgtacataaacaaaTACCTAGGTTTAAAgtatcagaatttttatttattgggAGTGCCTAGCGACAGACACAAATTAGGGTAGGTAGTTATAGGTAAATTCTTTATGAAGAAAGGCTAGTCCGTTAATCAAAGAATCGGAAGGGATCAGTCTACCAAAGTTCTAAATTGAAATAATTTGTAACCCTGATGATCAAAAAATACCTCGCTTTATGCACATCTCGTCAATGCAAAAAGGAAGAGACGAATTTTGTCTTTTTACACGATGCAGACCTTAAGTTAGTTAATGCAGACCTAAAAGTTAGTTTTCTTCCACACTAACGACTTGGTATCGCACAAGAACTATCAAGATGAGACCAAATCACAGAAAACCTCACGATGAAACCATTGATTGACACTTTACTCACTGAGTTATGTCTTGTAGGGTATAAACAGTGCATGATTCCATCTTCTGGAACTGACTTCTGTGAATTATGAAAAAGCGGCTGACCATGTGCTTGTCGAGATGAACATGTCTGGAAGCGTCCCGAACGCACACAATATCTTCTGTTTCTTGACTTTTGGTCCCAAAACAGCACAAATTTGAGTAGCTGATATTATTCTGAAGAGGGCAGCTGAAAATACATTAAGAAAGCCTAAAAtgcttttttaactttgcagaAGCAGGCTTGAAAGAGAGTTGTCTCACCCTTCCTTCAATATAAGGAAGAATGGTGAGTAGGCACCTATGTGAGCTTGAAAGTGAACCATTTTATAGCCTTCATTAAAGTTTTGTTTCGTGGCATTACCTAGATGTGCTTGTGAGTACTGCTCCTCAAATTATTCACATAGATAGCAGCCTAGAAAAAACAGATAGTAGAAATAAATTGCTACCTCATATCAACTTTGATGACTTAATAACATTGAGTTTAGGGTTAGCTTGAGGTGAGAAAACGTCTAATCAGACAATTCACTCTATTCTGAACCAGTTGAATTCTTTTGAAAACATAAGATTAGAGACGAACTTTTTAAGTCTTTAAGCcttatttgtttttgatttgcgtctgtctgtttgtccagc from Watersipora subatra chromosome 2, tzWatSuba1.1, whole genome shotgun sequence encodes:
- the LOC137388161 gene encoding uncharacterized protein, with product MVAPHLHTISTVLEERTLPLLVQQVSGVRLLLRKTVRLPYVVCQTLTASRTNDSLFLIPLDNKGFFGAVSRHDEPTHAYATLFQLLHSTSTDSIEVLIDGVTPIHLFNNDTNKFSSKVLLPGEVITIIRHKRCPLQNNISYSNLCCFGTKSQETEDIVCVRDASRHVHLDKHMVSRFFIIHRSQFQKMESCTVYTLQDITQYQSLPKVVCSVSQKQTARDELPLPNVFRMIKVISDRVTLAYSLLTSNHPKPEDLIEISSYSDELFAVAESSKVTMDDVRDHQSMMAVRKAIPGKTISHHDYQEITKRGSSFPPKLPERPPTLRLGPYHSHVSNRQRLDKTDSAREHLSPHTVNLPTKSRTSILKKFSTIATMSKKKQVPSMTAILNRLHGKEDDDNKISGKPKAKKSLRGTEIVHILPDAEHVKEFDLSKPLFSSSKVVAEHSSRSTISSATTSQEKNSERIDEFIHSHYDFLESHQDSLSARHTASPSDDSSQYVSSTYSKSIVRFSDGPFQVPDNRTIDPSPTKQGNTPPRRSLRESLARNSVVSDGAKLVVNETKLHDISESTRKELNHFTQVLNDSEVVTNNPVGRNHQKPLNHLEEIKSHFHARQRRSAELSSDTSKAIRVLEQPQAVPKTVLAESTDRPPTLMDELRKKLGATTSEVVFMENRQMNMTVKKPSTTSYVEDMYMTPVTPVKDSVRSSAVIKLTG